The DNA segment GGATGAAATGCCAGGTGTATATAAACAATTTGCTGAAACGTGCAAACGGTTGGAACAACACTATCAAGAAATGCAGGATATTGAATTCACCGTGGAACGCGGTAAGCTGTTCATCTTGCAAACACGTAATGGGAAGCGTACGGCACAAGCTGCGATTCGCATTGCCGTTGAAATGGTAGAAGAAGGAATCATCAACAAAAAGACAGCTCTTTTACGTGTCGATCCTGATCAATTAAACCAATTGCTCCACCGGCGTATTGATGATGCGTTTGAGAAACAAATTTTGGCAAAAGGTCTCCCAGCTTCACCTGGTGCTGCAACAGGTCAAGTAGTCTTTGATGCGGATGAAGCAGAACAATTAGGAAATGATGGCAAGAAGGTGATTCTGGTACGTCCAGAAACTACACCTGATGATATCCATGGTATTGTGGCCTCCCAAGCAATATTAACAAGCCGGGGTGGAATGACTAGCCACGCTGCTGTTGTAGCACGAGGGATGGGGAAAGCCTGCATTTGTGGATGTGAAGCCTTAAAGATTGATTTAAAGGCGAAACAGTTCACAATTGGTAGTACCCTCGTTAATTATGGAGATATTATTACCATTGATGGTTCGACTGGTGAAATTATGCTTGGTGAAATTCCAATGATTGATCCTGAACTTTCAGATGAGTTCCAGCTATTACTTGCATGGGCCGACCAAGAGCGGAAAATTGGTGTCCGAGCAAATGCTGATAACCCTGAAGATGCGAAGAAAGCATTTGAATTTGGGGCAGGCGGAATTGGCTTATGCCGCACGGAACATATGTTTATGGATTTAAAACGTATTCCGATAGTACAAAAAATGATTCTTGCTGATAATTATGGGGAGAGAATGGAAGCCTTGAACCAGCTGCTACCAATGCAGCAAAGTGATTTTGAAGGGATTTTTGAAGCAATGCAAGGGTTCCCTGTGACTATTCGTTTACTTGACCCGCCGCTTCATGAATTTTTACCAGATAAAGAGGAACTGTTAGTAGAAGTGACTAAGCTTCAACTGACTGACCCTCAATCTGTGGAATTAAAGCAAAAAGAAAAATTACTTAAAAAAATTCGTCAGTTAGATGAATTTAACCCAATGCTTGGTCACCGTGGCTGCCGTCTTGGAATGATCTATCCAGAAATTTACGAAATGCAGGCAAAAGCTATTTTCTACGCAGCAGCAGCACTTGCAGAAAAGGGAATGGTAGTTGAGCCAGAGATCATGATTCCTTTAGTCGGTCATGTGAATGAGCTAAAACAAATGCGTAAGCTTGTGGTAGAAGCAGCATTACGTATCCAAGAAGAGACAGGGAAGAATTTCGAATATACCATCGGAACAATGATTGAGATTCCACGTGCAGCATTAACTGCAGACCAAATAGCAGAGGAAGCTGATTTCTTCTCGTTTGGTACAAACGACTTAACACAAACAACCTTCGGCTATAGCAGAGATGATGCGGAAGGAAAATTCCTTCAGGCCTATATCGAAAATAAAGTCCTACCAGAAAATCCTTTCGCTGTTCTTGACCAAGATGGAGTAGGTAAGCTAGTTGAAATGGGAGTGAAGCTAGGTCGTTCAACAAAACCTTCATTAAAAACAGGAATTTGCGGCGAACATGGAGGCGAAAAGAGCTCGATTGATTTCTGCTACCGAACAGGTTTAGATTATGTGAGCTGTTCTCCATACCGTGTACCATTAGCCAGACTAGCAGCGGCACAGGCAACCATTCGTCATGAGTTAAATAAAGAAGAAGTATTTACAACAGCATAATATGAAGAGAGGATGTGTGCCTTAAGCAGCATCCTCTTATTTTTGAAAATGTAATCATGATTAGTCTATTTTTGCAAATAATATAAAAAATACTATCAAAGGGGTTAGAATATGGGGGCTATAGAGCGGAATGGGTTTCGGTTTGTACCAGAATACAGTGTGATTCAACAGAATGGGGCCATACATGTCTATAAACGAGAGGATTTTATTGAAGAAATCCAATTTAAGTTTTCGGGAAAGTTTCCAGAACTAGACCAAATAGAGGATCTAGTCGAAAAGTACTGTGATTTACATAATATTTAAAGAACGCTTGTTCGGTAAATTGTTTAATGATATAATTGAAAATGCAATAGTATAGTTTTCTCAAGGGTGGACGGCACACTCTCCTATCGAAAGGGGGTGATGCTTTTTGACAGTTTTTCAAGCATTGACGTTAGCTATATCGTTTGCTAGTCTCATTGTCACTGTTCTGTCTTTCCACAAAAAAAAATAACCCACCCTTGAGCCGGCAAGCAGAAGTGGTGGATTATGCCCTTTATGCCGATCCCCTGTACGGGAATCAACTATTGCATGACCGAGCGTGTCTCAGGACTCTCGGTCTTTTTTACTATATGATTATCTATACTCACATTATACATAACTTTAAGTAAAAAGGAAATTCAAAATATATATAGGAGGGGTCGTATTGAGTAAATTACTTACCATTTACCCTCAAGCAATTGAACATACAAAAATGAAGATTCAAGAAGATATGGATCGTTATTTAGAAGGGGAGGAATCATTGCCAACCTTTGAAGAATATTTAGCTGATCGCAGCCACTATATAGAACAAATTTGGGTCAATGTATGGTTAAATAAATCAACAAATGATGTACCGAAAAATGAAAAAAAGAGTTATTTAAGCGAAAAAGGTTATGAGGTCCAAGGGATTGACAGGAAGTTCTTAAATAAGTTATTTAGGGATGAAATGAGAACCTATCAGCCCTTTGATGCACTTAACTGGGTTAACAAAACATTTGCTGGGCAAGAAGAGGTGTGGGAAAAACGATATCATAATGCAAAGGAAAACTATATAAAGCAACAAGTGCAGAAACAGCTTGATGAGCAGAAACAAGTAATACGAATGGATATAGAAGAGGAAGCCAGCAACATTATTGAGAACAATTACGAATTATTTTACTTACATGTTCGATTCTTCGTTGCTACCCAATTAAGGGCGGATCTCGAAAATAATACGAAGTTTCAATCGGTTGATACATTTGCACTCGAGGAAAAATTGGTTAATGAAGGTCCGTTTAATCCAGCTACATATACTACTGTTGCCACTTTCTTTGAAGAACTGACAGGTGATATTCATAAAACCCTTCATTTGGGACGAAGTTTCTACGAATACCAAACCTACTTCTTTGTGTATGAAAGTTTAATTTCTGATTATGTGTCAGAGCTTATACCACAAGAAGTGTTAAAACAGCTTCCACCTGATTTAAAAGCGAATTTTTTTGATATTTTTCATGAACCACTTTCTGCATCGTTCGTTAAAGGCAGTATTGCACAGCTTCTTTATGAAGTTGAGGGCTATTTTATCGAAGACATTCAAGAAGAATATCTTTCAGACTTAGTCAAACTAACTGAACTTCCTTTTGACCTTGCGGTACACAAGGAAGTTTTTGAAAAAGATTTGAAGGAAAGGGAAAAAAAGAAGCGAGAAGAGCAGGAAGAGGTAGAAAGGAAAAAGGAAGCAGAAGAGCGGATGATGAAGGATATATTTGGTACTGAATATGATCCTTCACTAAAGAGAAAAATCCGGTATGTCCTTCACATTGGTGAGACTAATACAGGAAAAACCCATCATGCATTAGAAAAAATGAAAGAGGCAGACAGTGGATTATATTTAGCACCACTACGGTTATTAGCTTTAGAGGTATATGATAAGTTAAATATAGAAGGGACACCCTGTTCCTTAAAAACAGGAGAAGAAGAGAAAATCATTCCAAATGCTAGCCATACTTCATGTACGGTAGAAATGTTTCATGAAAAGGAGTTTTATGAAGTAGTAGTTATTGATGAAGCGCAAATGATTACAGATAAGGACCGTGGCTTTTCATGGTATAAAGCCATCACGAAAGCAAATGCACAGGAAGTCCATATTATAGGAAGCAGAAATTCTAAATTCATGATTCTCCAGTTATTAGGTGATTCGAATATTGAAATTAATGAGTATTCCCGTGATACACCGTTAGAAGTGGAGAAGAAAGAATTTCATATTAAACATGTGAAAAAAGGCGACGCCCTTATTTGTTTTTCAAGAAGACGTGTCCTAGAAACAGCCTCAAGATTGCAAAATGATGGTCACTCGGTCAGTATGATTTACGGAAGCATGCCTCCTGAAACCCGGAAAAAACAAATTGAACAGTTTAATAAAGGCAGGACGAAAGTCATTGTGGCGACAGACGCGATTGGTATGGGTTTAAATCTCCCGATACGCCGGATTGTCTTTTTAGAAAATGAAAAGTTTGACGGAACAAGAAGGCGACTGCTTACTTCTCAAGAAGTAAAACAAATTGCTGGACGTGCAGGTCGTAAAGGAATCTATGATGTTGGAAAAGTGGCATTTACAGCCGATATTAAAAAAATGAGAAATTTGCTTTTACAAGAGGATGAACCTGTCCATACGTTTGCGATTGCCCCTACTAATTCAGTTTTCGAACGCTTTCAGCGCTATTATCATGACCTCGGAACATTTTTTGAATTATGGGGAAAATTTGAAAGTCCGAAAGGTACAAAAAAAGCTTCACTTTCAGAAGAAAAGACGCTATACCAATTGATTGCAGGAACAGAAATTGAAGCAAGGCTCTCCTTAATGGACTTATATGGATTTTTACATCTTCCTTTTTCCAAAAATGAGTCAGCATTAACAAGACAATGGGAGGAAACAATGTACAGCATCATTCAAGGAAGAGAACTCTCTGAACCCATTGTAAAGGAGCGAAGTCTAGAAGAACTGGAATTAAGCTACAAAGCCATTGGACTTCATCTCTTATTTTTATATCGTTTGGATGAAAGAACGGAAGCCATCTATTGGGAGCGACTCCGAGAAGAAGTGAGTGATCGAGTCCAGGATCGGTTAAAAACAGATATAAAAAAGTTTGTTAAGAAATGTAAAAATTGCGGTAAAAAACTCCCTTGGGACCATTCGTTTCCAACCTGTGATGCCTGTCATAGGGCTAAATTTAGAAGGTACGATAATGGCGGGTTTGAACAATTTTAAAAAACATGCATAAAACAAATCCACCAAGCAAACGTTTGGTGGATTTTCTATAAGCGCTATCATGAATGTGTGTTAGGAATTTTGGTATTAGAATCTGCCCCGATTGACCTACCATTATAGATTTGAGGAAGATGAACTTGTCGAGCGACGAGTTCGTTTTTTGTCTGTAGGAGAGTATATTCACTTTTTAGGACCATATGATGGTAAATAAAGGAGCGTGATGTTATGGCTGTTCATGTTGTAGCTGCTGGCGAAAACTTGTGGACCATTTCAACCTTATATGGTGTTTCTATACAAACGATAGTAGAGCTTAATGGACTGCCATCCGCTACTTCTATCGTGCCTGGCCTTGCCCTTTATCTTCCGGATAACCTGCTGCCAATCCGTTCCTATCGAATAAAAGCGGGCGACCATATTTGGCAGCTTGCACAACAATATAGCTCAACTATAGAAAGTATTTTGGCTGCAAATTCAGGCTTGAATCCTAACCGTCTTACCATTGGCCAAGTGATTAATATCCCTTCACTTGTAAAATTAGAAATAGCTACTCTTGGTTTTCTGGTACCATCGTCTGAAACTGCCAATGTATTGACTCTTAATACTCTCGCTGGTCAATTAACGTATGTAGCAGTTGTTGCATATTCCTTTACGGAGGAAGGTTATGCTTTTAATCAAGTTGATGATGCTGGGATTGTTACACGAAGTAAAGAATTAGGCATTATCCCATTGTTGATGATTAGGAATTATACTGGCAATAAGTTTAGTGCAGAGTTGGCGGGAAAGGTGTTAAAAGATCCTGCTTTTAGATCAAACTTGGTTAAAAGTATAGTCACTCTAACTTTCGAGAGGGGATTTGGTGGTGTCAGTATTGACTTTGAATTTATACCACCAGCCCAGCGAAATGTTTTTACTAGTTTCTTAACAGAGTTAAAGCTTGCCCTAGGAGATCTTATTTTGCAGGTGAATGTACATGCAAAGATAGCTGATATTCCGACTAACCGCATTATTGGTGCTTACGATTATGCGGCAATTGGAAAAGTAGCAGACATTATGGCTGTGATGACGATTGACTATGGATACCCAGGTGGACCGCCTGATCCAATTGCTCCAATTAATTGGATGGAACAGGTTATTCAATATACCATTACTCAGGTTGAACATGGTAAACTTCAAATTGCGTTGCCGTTATATGGTTACGACAAAGTGGTTTCTACCCATGTTACCCGTGCACTATCTGTACTCGCAGCCCAGAATCAAGCTATTGCTAAGGGGGCGATGATTGAATTCGATAATATGGCTAAATCACCTTGGTTTCGCTACTATCAAGGTGCTGAGGAGCATATTGTTTGGTTTGAGGATATTCGTAGTTTTGTAGAAAAGTATCGGTTGATGGATCTGTACCAGTTAGTAGGGACTACATTTTGGCAAATAAGCTTGCCCGCACCACAAAATTGGGCATATTTGAGTAAAAATATTACAGTTTTGTAGGGGAGAGTGTAATAATACACTGTTTGCTGGCTTTGAGTATAAGGTGATATGAAGTTTGTGCTTTTTTGGGATGGTTTTGTGCCATAATCTCTTGGTTTTGTGCTTATTTTAGGGTGTTTTGTGCAAAAATCACTTTGTTTTGTGCCATTTTTAAGGTGTTTTGTATTAATATACATTATTTGGAATTCGAACCACATTTTTATTGAATCCAACATACAAATGGTACTATTTGGACAAACTCAAGGAAAAAGGGAAGGCTGGATTACGCTTGAATCTAAAATTGAAAATTGTATTTTTCATCAACCTATTGCTTTGGGCAACAGTTCCTAACATACATGTAAATGCTACGAGTCCCCCCGCAAACATCACTGTACAGCTCAACCAACTATTGATGAATGAGCCAGCTTTACAAGGAGCCATTGCAGGAATTAGTGTTCGGTCAGCTATGAGCGGGCAAGTCATCTATGATTATCAAGGCGATGTTCGGTTACGCCCTGCTTCTAATATGAAACTCTTAACGGCTTCAGCAGCTCTAAATGTTTTGGGTGAGAATTATTCCTTCTCAACTCAAGTATTCGCAGATGGTCCGATAAAAAGGAACATCCTTAATGGGGATCTATACATAAAAGGAAAAGGTGACCCAACCCTATTAAAAACTGATTTTGATCGGATGGCCGAGAACATTAAAAAGCAAGGAATCAAAAGAATAAAAGGAAATCTGTTCGGTGATGATTCGTGGTATGATGACGTCCGCTATTCATTAGACTTGCCTTGGAGTGACGAAACAGAGCATTATGGAGCACAAATATCTGCACTTACTACATCTCCAACCGTAGATTTTGACGCCGGGTCAGTCAAAATTGAAGTAAAACCAGGTCTTAAAGCAGGGGACAAGCCGACGGTGAAAATGACCCCGAAAACAAATTATGTAAAAATCATAAACCTTGCTGAAACGGTCGCTAAGGGTGGAATAAAAGAAATGACGATCGAACGGGAGCATGCTAAAAATACAATAATTATCGAAGGGACTATTCCTGTAAAAGCAAAACCTGAAAAAGAATGGGTAGGGGTATGGGACCCAACTCTCTATGCAGTTACCCTTTTAAAACAATCATTAACCAATCAAGGGATTTCCGTAACTGGAAAAATCAAAACGGGAACGGTGCCTGACTCCGCTAAAATATTAACCACTCATCAATCTATGCCACTGTCCAAACTGCTTGTGCCTTTTATGAAGTTAAGTAACAATGGACATGCCGAAATTTTAGTGAAGGAAATGGGAAGGGTGGTTTATGGTGAAGGCAGCTGGGAAAAAGGATTACAAGTTTTAAATGTAGAGATGTCAAAATTTGGGTTCAACCCTCAAACAATGGTTATACGAGACGGGTCGGGAGTTTCTCATGTCAACTTAATTCCAGCGAATCAGCTCTCACAGCTCTTATTTTTAGTTCAAAAAGAGAAATGGTTTCCTAGTTATT comes from the Neobacillus sp. PS2-9 genome and includes:
- the ppdK gene encoding pyruvate, phosphate dikinase encodes the protein MDKFVYLFHEGNGNMKELLGGKGANLAEMTRIGLPVPYGFTITTQACNAYYEASKTIPTIVEKQTLEALVRLEEKMGKKLGDPENPLLVSVRSGSVFSMPGMMDTILNLGMNDETVVGMAKLTNNPRFAYDSYRRFIQMFSNVVLEIDTYYFEQLLEETREQKGYSTDPELTAEDWQEVIKGYKGIVKKHTRKDFPQEPKEQLFLAINAVFNSWNNQRAIVYRRLNKIPDHLGTAVNIQSMVFGNMGNDSGTGVAFTRNPSTGEHLLYGEYLINAQGEDVVAGIRTPQAIATLEDEMPGVYKQFAETCKRLEQHYQEMQDIEFTVERGKLFILQTRNGKRTAQAAIRIAVEMVEEGIINKKTALLRVDPDQLNQLLHRRIDDAFEKQILAKGLPASPGAATGQVVFDADEAEQLGNDGKKVILVRPETTPDDIHGIVASQAILTSRGGMTSHAAVVARGMGKACICGCEALKIDLKAKQFTIGSTLVNYGDIITIDGSTGEIMLGEIPMIDPELSDEFQLLLAWADQERKIGVRANADNPEDAKKAFEFGAGGIGLCRTEHMFMDLKRIPIVQKMILADNYGERMEALNQLLPMQQSDFEGIFEAMQGFPVTIRLLDPPLHEFLPDKEELLVEVTKLQLTDPQSVELKQKEKLLKKIRQLDEFNPMLGHRGCRLGMIYPEIYEMQAKAIFYAAAALAEKGMVVEPEIMIPLVGHVNELKQMRKLVVEAALRIQEETGKNFEYTIGTMIEIPRAALTADQIAEEADFFSFGTNDLTQTTFGYSRDDAEGKFLQAYIENKVLPENPFAVLDQDGVGKLVEMGVKLGRSTKPSLKTGICGEHGGEKSSIDFCYRTGLDYVSCSPYRVPLARLAAAQATIRHELNKEEVFTTA
- a CDS encoding YbxH family protein; the protein is MGAIERNGFRFVPEYSVIQQNGAIHVYKREDFIEEIQFKFSGKFPELDQIEDLVEKYCDLHNI
- a CDS encoding putative holin-like toxin, encoding MTVFQALTLAISFASLIVTVLSFHKKK
- a CDS encoding DEAD/DEAH box helicase encodes the protein MSKLLTIYPQAIEHTKMKIQEDMDRYLEGEESLPTFEEYLADRSHYIEQIWVNVWLNKSTNDVPKNEKKSYLSEKGYEVQGIDRKFLNKLFRDEMRTYQPFDALNWVNKTFAGQEEVWEKRYHNAKENYIKQQVQKQLDEQKQVIRMDIEEEASNIIENNYELFYLHVRFFVATQLRADLENNTKFQSVDTFALEEKLVNEGPFNPATYTTVATFFEELTGDIHKTLHLGRSFYEYQTYFFVYESLISDYVSELIPQEVLKQLPPDLKANFFDIFHEPLSASFVKGSIAQLLYEVEGYFIEDIQEEYLSDLVKLTELPFDLAVHKEVFEKDLKEREKKKREEQEEVERKKEAEERMMKDIFGTEYDPSLKRKIRYVLHIGETNTGKTHHALEKMKEADSGLYLAPLRLLALEVYDKLNIEGTPCSLKTGEEEKIIPNASHTSCTVEMFHEKEFYEVVVIDEAQMITDKDRGFSWYKAITKANAQEVHIIGSRNSKFMILQLLGDSNIEINEYSRDTPLEVEKKEFHIKHVKKGDALICFSRRRVLETASRLQNDGHSVSMIYGSMPPETRKKQIEQFNKGRTKVIVATDAIGMGLNLPIRRIVFLENEKFDGTRRRLLTSQEVKQIAGRAGRKGIYDVGKVAFTADIKKMRNLLLQEDEPVHTFAIAPTNSVFERFQRYYHDLGTFFELWGKFESPKGTKKASLSEEKTLYQLIAGTEIEARLSLMDLYGFLHLPFSKNESALTRQWEETMYSIIQGRELSEPIVKERSLEELELSYKAIGLHLLFLYRLDERTEAIYWERLREEVSDRVQDRLKTDIKKFVKKCKNCGKKLPWDHSFPTCDACHRAKFRRYDNGGFEQF
- a CDS encoding LysM peptidoglycan-binding domain-containing protein, whose protein sequence is MAVHVVAAGENLWTISTLYGVSIQTIVELNGLPSATSIVPGLALYLPDNLLPIRSYRIKAGDHIWQLAQQYSSTIESILAANSGLNPNRLTIGQVINIPSLVKLEIATLGFLVPSSETANVLTLNTLAGQLTYVAVVAYSFTEEGYAFNQVDDAGIVTRSKELGIIPLLMIRNYTGNKFSAELAGKVLKDPAFRSNLVKSIVTLTFERGFGGVSIDFEFIPPAQRNVFTSFLTELKLALGDLILQVNVHAKIADIPTNRIIGAYDYAAIGKVADIMAVMTIDYGYPGGPPDPIAPINWMEQVIQYTITQVEHGKLQIALPLYGYDKVVSTHVTRALSVLAAQNQAIAKGAMIEFDNMAKSPWFRYYQGAEEHIVWFEDIRSFVEKYRLMDLYQLVGTTFWQISLPAPQNWAYLSKNITVL
- the dacB gene encoding D-alanyl-D-alanine carboxypeptidase/D-alanyl-D-alanine-endopeptidase: MDKLKEKGKAGLRLNLKLKIVFFINLLLWATVPNIHVNATSPPANITVQLNQLLMNEPALQGAIAGISVRSAMSGQVIYDYQGDVRLRPASNMKLLTASAALNVLGENYSFSTQVFADGPIKRNILNGDLYIKGKGDPTLLKTDFDRMAENIKKQGIKRIKGNLFGDDSWYDDVRYSLDLPWSDETEHYGAQISALTTSPTVDFDAGSVKIEVKPGLKAGDKPTVKMTPKTNYVKIINLAETVAKGGIKEMTIEREHAKNTIIIEGTIPVKAKPEKEWVGVWDPTLYAVTLLKQSLTNQGISVTGKIKTGTVPDSAKILTTHQSMPLSKLLVPFMKLSNNGHAEILVKEMGRVVYGEGSWEKGLQVLNVEMSKFGFNPQTMVIRDGSGVSHVNLIPANQLSQLLFLVQKEKWFPSYLNALPVAGVRDKMVGGSLRYRMKGPNTLGKVKAKTGTLSTVSSLSGYVTTKNGQTLIFSILLNNLIEEVKGKKIEDQIVTILANQ